Proteins encoded in a region of the Cardiocondyla obscurior isolate alpha-2009 linkage group LG18, Cobs3.1, whole genome shotgun sequence genome:
- the LOC139109582 gene encoding facilitated trehalose transporter Tret1-like, with the protein MTIGTTSTVRVNDATSKPFLITLSDKEKQHVSQVSNKNVFSKGRKRFQFLVTLCAALGGMQAGITLGWTSPILPFLTSAESFLPELCEDQISWITSLLAVGAIVGAVPAGKIADRIGRKLAIVLTAVPFATCWLTLLTTRSITSIYAARFVGGIGAGAVCVLVPVYAGEIAQASIRGALGAFFPLLFSSGIMFSYVAGAYCSYVVFNIACCAILVPFVLSVFFMPESPMWLVQKDRKDQAAKVLVTLRGARYDIAGEIAVFQDDIDRMANASGGFKDLIGTRAGRRAAVTCVGLMFFQQLCGVDAVLFYTVNIFQAANSTIDPFLATIVIGLTEVVMTIFVASVIDRFGRKPLLIISGTLMTVCLSVLGYYFKLKDGGSDVSTFGWLPLTSLALFNIVFSIGYGSVPFTVISEIFPPETKGVASSMSIVVHWSLVFAVTKLFPTMEDRMGQAATFWTFSCFTAASAIFAYFIVPETKGKTLQEIQNKLKRRQRSKMDYQVEPV; encoded by the exons ATGACAATAGGGACCACCTCGACGGTACGCGTCAATGACGCGACATCGAAACCCTTTCTAATTACATTGTCGGATAAAGAAAAGCAACATGTGTCACAAGTGTCGAATAAAAACGTTTTCAGTAAAGGAAGGAAACGCTTTCAATTTCTAGTCACTTTGTGTG CTGCGTTGGGAGGTATGCAGGCGGGCATAACGCTCGGTTGGACGTCACCGATCTTACCGTTTCTCACGTCGGCAGAATCCTTTCTTCCGGAACTGTGCGAGGATCAGATATCGTGGATAACATCCCTGTTGGCGGTGGGTGCCATTGTGGGCGCCGTGCCGGCTGGCAAGATAGCCGATCGAATCGGTCGAAAATTGGCCATCGTGTTGACGGCTGTGCCGTTTGCCACGTGCTGGCTGACTTTGCTCACGACCAGGAGTATCACAAGTATATACGCCGCAAGGTTCGTCGGCGGAATCGGCGCCGGGGCGGTCTGCGTCCTCGTGCCGGTCTACGCCGGCGAGATCGCCCAGGCATCGATTCGAGGCGCCCTGGGCGCCTTCTTTCCTCTGCTGTTCTCTTCGGGGATCATGTTCTCATACGTGGCGGGCGCGTACTGCTCCTACGTGGTCTTTAATATCGCCTGCTGTGCCATTCTAGTGCCCTTCGTTCTAAGTGTATTTTTTATGCCGGAATCGCCGATGTGGCTGGTGCAGAAAGATCGTAAGGATCAGGCCGCCAAAGTGCTTGTAACTCTGCGTGGCGCGCGCTACGACATCGCGGGAGAGATAGCCGTTTTCCAGGACGATATCGACAGGATGGCGAACGCGTCGGGCGGTTTCAAGGATCTTATTGGAACCAGAGCTGGACGTAGAGCCGCTGTCACCTGCGTGGGGCTCATGTTCTTCCAACAATTGTGCGGCGTAGACGCGGTTCTCTTCTACACGGTTAATATCTTCCAGGCGGCGAACAGCACGATCGATCCCTTTCTCGCAACTATCGTTATCGGGCTCACCGAAGTTGTCATGACGATATTCGTCGCTTCTGTTATTGACAG atttggCCGAAAACCGCTTCTAATAATATCTGGCACATTGATGACCGTTTGTCTGAGCGTCCTGGGTTACTATTTCAAGCTCAAGGATGGAGGAAGTGACGTGAGCACTTTCGGCTGGCTGCCACTGACCAGTCTCGCTCTCTTCAACATTGTCTTCTCAATCGGTTACGGGTCCGTGCCGTTCACAGTAATCAGCGAGATATTTCCGCCGGAAACCAAGGGAGTTGCCAGCAGTATGTCCATTGTGGTGCACTGGAGCCTGGTGTTCGCCGTCACCAAGCTGTTTCCGACCATGGAAGACAGGATGGGCCAGGCCGCGACCTTTTGGACATTCTCGTGCTTCACCGCCGCGTCCGCGATCTTCGCCTACTTCATTGTGCCAGAAACGAAAGGCAAGACGTTGCAGGAGATACAGAACAAACTCAAACGACGGCAGAGGTCGAAAATGGATTACCAAGTTGAACCGGTTTGA